A region of Arabidopsis thaliana chromosome 5, partial sequence DNA encodes the following proteins:
- a CDS encoding Polynucleotidyl transferase, ribonuclease H-like superfamily protein (Polynucleotidyl transferase, ribonuclease H-like superfamily protein; FUNCTIONS IN: ribonuclease H activity, nucleic acid binding; INVOLVED IN: biological_process unknown; LOCATED IN: cellular_component unknown; CONTAINS InterPro DOMAIN/s: Polynucleotidyl transferase, ribonuclease H fold (InterPro:IPR012337), Ribonuclease H (InterPro:IPR002156); BEST Arabidopsis thaliana protein match is: Polynucleotidyl transferase, ribonuclease H-like superfamily protein (TAIR:AT2G34320.1); Has 90 Blast hits to 90 proteins in 6 species: Archae - 0; Bacteria - 0; Metazoa - 0; Fungi - 0; Plants - 90; Viruses - 0; Other Eukaryotes - 0 (source: NCBI BLink).): MHRILNINQYHPQLGDDGMVAPWILWRLWKNRNDLVFKGKQFDAPDMELGMQNAASVASAGCLETPTRTCFGWVQGLSMTQSALVTEAEAMRWAVLSLSRLNYRKVIFESDSQQLVSILVDNGDMPILDPILQDIKLLLQHFEETKFVFMHRGGNGVADRIAKESLSLENYDPKLYSIVPYWVKSFVELDKL; encoded by the exons ATGCACAGGATATTGAACATTAATCAGTACCACCCACAGTTGGGAGATGACGGTATGGTAGCTCCATGGATTCTATGGAGACTGTGGAAGAATCGAAATGACCTCGTTTTTAAGGGGAAACAGTTTGATGCACCAGAT ATGGAGCTTGGAATGCAGAACGCAGCAAGTGTGGCATCGGCTGGGTGCTTAGAAACTCCGACAAGAACGTGCTTTGGATGGGTGCAAGGGCTATCAATGACTCAATCCGCCTTGGTTACTGAGGCTGAAGCCATGCGTTGGGCGGTGTTGTCACTCTCTCGACTCAATTACCGAAAGGTAATCTTTGAATCTGACTCCCAACAATTGGTGTCTATTCTTGTTGATAACGGTGATATGCCTATTCTGGACCCTATTCTACAAGACATCAAGCTCTTGCTTCAGCATTTTGAGGAAACAAAGTTTGTGTTCATGCATCGTGGAGGCAATGGAGTGGCAGATAGGATAGCAAAggaatctctttctcttgagAATTATGATCCTAAGTTGTATTCTATAGTGCCATATTGGGTAAAATCGTTTGTGGAATTAGACAAGTTGTAA
- a CDS encoding RmlC-like cupins superfamily protein (RmlC-like cupins superfamily protein; FUNCTIONS IN: manganese ion binding, nutrient reservoir activity; INVOLVED IN: biological_process unknown; LOCATED IN: cell wall; CONTAINS InterPro DOMAIN/s: Cupin, RmlC-type (InterPro:IPR011051), Cupin 1 (InterPro:IPR006045), RmlC-like jelly roll fold (InterPro:IPR014710), Germin (InterPro:IPR001929), Germin, manganese binding site (InterPro:IPR019780); BEST Arabidopsis thaliana protein match is: RmlC-like cupins superfamily protein (TAIR:AT5G38940.1); Has 1497 Blast hits to 1493 proteins in 90 species: Archae - 0; Bacteria - 0; Metazoa - 0; Fungi - 39; Plants - 1439; Viruses - 0; Other Eukaryotes - 19 (source: NCBI BLink).), translated as MAMKSLSFLAALSLLALTLPLTIASDPSQLQDFCVSANSSANGVFVNGKFCKDPKLVTADDFFFPGLQTARPITSPVGSTVTAVNVNNLLGLNTLGISLVRIDYAVDGQNPPHTHPRATEILVVELGTLLVGFVTSNPDNRLFTKVLNEGDVFVFPEGLIHFQANIGKAPAVAFAALSSQNPGVITIAPTVFGANPAINPNILAKAFQVDPRVVMDLQTKFKK; from the exons ATGGCAATGAAGAGTCTCTCATTTCTTGCAGCTCTATCTCTCTTGGCTTTAACACTTCCATTAACCATTGCTTCTGATCCAAGCCAACTTCAAGACTTTTGTGTCAGCGCCAACAGCTCAGCAAATGGCG tttttgttaaTGGAAAGTTCTGCAAGGACCCAAAGCTGGTCACAGCAGATGACTTCTTTTTCCCAGGGCTTCAAACTGCAAGACCCATAACAAGTCCTGTTGGGTCGACCGTGACAGCCGTCAATGTTAACAACCTTCTTGGGTTAAACACTCTTGGAATCTCCCTTGTCCGTATTGATTATGCGGTTGACGGACAGAACCCACCTCACACCCACCCACGTGCCACGGAGATCTTGGTTGTCGAACTAGGAACACTTCTCGTAGGGTTTGTTACATCAAACCCCGATAATCGCCTATTCACTAAAGTTCTCAACGAGGGTGATGTATTTGTGTTTCCAGAGGGACTCATCCATTTTCAAGCAAACATTGGCAAGGCACCAGCGGTTGCATTCGCCGCTCTAAGCAGCCAAAACCCTGGTGTCATCACTATTGCACCAACCGTGTTTGGGGCTAACCCAGCCATCAACCCAAATATTCTTGCAAAGGCGTTCCAGGTTGACCCAAGGGTTGTCATGGATCTACAGACCAAGTtcaagaaataa